One Pichia kudriavzevii chromosome 3, complete sequence genomic window carries:
- a CDS encoding uncharacterized protein (PKUD0C01950; similar to Saccharomyces cerevisiae YGL131C (SNT2); ancestral locus Anc_6.229), translating into MMPQDHLVVPNSPQEQVLAASKKSDTVMDDQIFNKSEHSKTMDVDDGDIQSEMYLIDNLPNNSDIEQGEIIGECPGRDALKNPTINDSLDTMTEVLNGEDNIIGDNGYTSEIKIEAEEKIPETKHHENREGTNLEEGRDHGKERRNDEHGEEEEAEDLPDSDIASLAGIDLEPDAFTRPKRRTTKAVNYKEKTENDIPKVKSHQPGYAGAKRGRRPKSQTDSISPPPSASSQKAILTAANSAEYHSVDEVVPINYQPPIDKKNSFNQILDLKGATIDEHEAKLVTKSGVTIKKGDCIFMICEPPTEPFYIALVLGFNKKDKSTEIKDVSNYTFSVCWFYRPRDLNRRLTDTRLVYASLHRDECPITSFRGFATVKHRDVIEDLDAYRQQPDSFFFDKLYDRYMIKMYDMIPTIKLLHLPPNYYEALHKRFEYIFVEVGKAEDLLSSPKNCEKCLQWCSNSDSISCSSCQKSYHLLCLDPPILTKPKRGFAWYCAACNRKLEEKLAQNRGRMLESAQPSQIIKAEERALFSSNHEGKEEEKEGKIKQAEPVDCQEIDSSSLRYEQMARKFLEADKGLSLEQRRAIEEWPYRYLGVHAKFEDALDLQDRPYARAASRLGSKYQCTSVTEWYDHKVQYYDSKTSSVGHNNKRLKKYYNRSKRLTTPLLPEDTLLEDKKYPVPEEYKDLKPKDYPGWLQPKPKGYIERGGDETSELLWVMPDEGMGDMVEQYIKDCAGVATRLKLTSTTTPNFIDAILLILMRHDYKPEESMEDVSKLTRESLKEPTFSDEEIKRFEDSVRIHGSELYPVFKDVKTQPSSMVVRFYYLWKKTKSGHEIWDNYPGRAKNRFKTTKKTGFDLENPDDDGTYLNSKINKTHVKMKCMFCEAYHSSQWFRAPGAVLDEQNKLCEAFCYRCAKLWRKYAAKWENPIELIKNQEKKSGYANKKRIESALIEEANLVVKARENYKMSPIKITQKLKKLKTTDPDLDYNYLGSESAKKGRKVRSKNMSNKASKMTNRNSDTKNQNKKEKSTKVSSLTGKKKRAAEDDDLSNVDVKSEGVDKIKKRKYTRRKPKEKGLKFVYNSGDESLSDKRKAKRVYEELDLFPKISDLKKELEVAENQLEENNNGGLFNAFLDMKLRERIESLRKELDELVPRSYENIPVEVKTTSNSKKTTKDTDLSKKYVRRRVYLSKTAVPGSGVFETPPIQLVENIEPPKGKFSFQNEDLPKALEQKVSLLPPKVEDYGASFQSQPMLPPDTLVKAQEAPESNSSNGTTDENVSLGSPHPLVIKEVDSNGRTMKPVKSVSNETSISPAKTKEPISAISSLVSKLVFPFIENKDTVSKNMIKRYLSKFDIFNPLLASETYVSPIYQMRSSSRELHSMWKTYQSSRKSRGRANKQFIPLFDYDKRPCCVCREMADISTMLICSNCGLNVHATCYGISLPDDIAKKAGEYNWHCDPCSNDLHPLASTQYLCLLCNSRESNMDQAIKGDPISIPDALKRTVEGRWCHVTCSLLSDKIKYGSKSLQPVYGTPASGVQNIFQTCEVCMCNGGVIATCEVCSKKTHVTCALDYGWKLGFKIARCIDIDGGNIIELKDKKIIGKLVPSFYCDDHIRLSESSEFPTLYSLNDLGRDIAKESVEFKTLIELYATDERKQVDFICNGKLRRHAFDDMAAAFDELAKRTTADNTDTESKQCSRCSRTSSLAWYPNSDHNNTTPIVCHSCHFSSDSDETRSGVPDLSNVNTKKFDYSVYGC; encoded by the coding sequence ATGATGCCTCAAGATCACTTGGTCGTGCCCAATTCCCCACAAGAACAGGTTTTGGCAGCATCTAAAAAAAGTGATACAGTGATGGACGATCAGATATTTAATAAATCTGAACATTCCAAAACTATGGACGTTGATGATGGTGACATACAGTCAGAAATGTATCTTATAGATAACTTACCTAATAATTCGGACATAGaacaaggagaaataaTTGGAGAATGTCCAGGTAGAGATGCTCTTAAAAACCCAACAATAAATGATTCTTTGGATACAATGACAGAAGTTCTAAACGGTGAGGACAATATTATTGGTGACAATGGATATACTagtgaaataaaaatagaagcagaagaaaaaatacCGGAAACCAAGCACCATGAAAACCGAGAAGGAACAAATTTAGAGGAGGGAAGAGATCATGGTAAAGAAAGGAGAAACGATGAACATGGCGAGGAGGAAGAAGCCGAGGATTTACCAGATTCAGATATAGCCTCCTTGGCAGGAATAGATTTGGAACCAGACGCATTTACAAGGCCCAAGAGGAGAACTACAAAAGCTGTGAATTATAAGgagaaaacagaaaatgatatcCCAAAGGTGAAATCACATCAACCAGGATACGCAGGAGCAAAACGTGGACGCCGCCCAAAGTCTCAAACTGATTCTATTTCTCCTCCTCCTAGCGCTTCCTCACAGAAAGCTATTCTAACAGCTGCGAATTCTGCAGAATACCATTCAGTGGATGAGGTTGTTCCAATTAATTACCAACCTCCAATAGATAAAAAGAACAGTTTCAAccaaattcttgatttgaaaGGTGCCACAATAGATGAGCATGAAGCCAAATTAGTGACAAAGAGTGGTGtaacaataaaaaagggggattgcattttcatgatATGTGAACCACCAACAGAACCATTTTACATTGCACTGGTTTTGGGATTCAATAAAAAGGATAAGTCAACGGAGATCAAAGATGTAAGTAATTATACCTTTAGTGTTTGTTGGTTTTATCGCCCAAGAGATTTAAACAGGCGTTTGACTGACACCAGACTAGTTTACGCTTCCTTACATAGGGATGAATGCCCGATAACTAGCTTTAGAGGGTTTGCTACAGTAAAGCACAGAGATGTTATTGAGGATTTAGACGCCTATCGACAACAACCGGActcctttttctttgacaaGTTGTATGATAGATATATGATAAAAATGTATGATATGATTCCAACCATCAAATTATTGCACCTTCCGCCTAATTATTACGAAGCGTTACATAAGAGATTTGAGTATATCTTTGTTGAGGTGGGTAAAGCAGAAGATTTGTTGAGCTCGCCTaaaaattgtgaaaaatgTTTACAGTGGTGTTCGAATTCAGACTCTATATCGTGCTCCAGTTGTCAAAAATCGTATCATTTGTTATGCTTAGATCCACCAATCTTAACAAAGCCAAAAAGAGGATTTGCCTGGTATTGTGCTGCATGCAATAGAAAGCTGGAGGAAAAGCTAGCTCAAAATAGAGGGAGAATGCTTGAAAGTGCTCAGCCATCCCAGATCATAAAGGCCGAAGAGCGtgctttattttcatcaaatcatGAAGgaaaggaagaagagaaagaagggAAGATAAAACAAGCAGAGCCAGTTGATTGCCAAGAAATCGATTCAAGTTCTTTGAGATATGAACAAATGGCCAGAAAATTCTTAGAGGCTGATAAGGGTTTGTCTCTAGAGCAACGACGAGCAATTGAAGAGTGGCCGTACCGATACTTAGGTGTGCACGCCAAATTCGAGGACGCATTGGATTTACAGGATCGTCCTTACGCACGTGCGGCTTCAAGGTTGGGCTCAAAATATCAGTGCACTTCAGTAACTGAGTGGTACGATCATAAAGTTCAGTATTATGATAGTAAAACCAGTTCTGTTGGTcataataataaaagacTCAAAAAGTATTATAATCGGAGTAAAAGGTTGACAACACCACTTTTACCGGAAGACACACTACTAGAGGACAAAAAGTACCCCGTCCCCGAAGAATACAAAGACTTAAAACCAAAGGATTATCCGGGATGGTTACAGCCTAAACCTAAGGGATACATTGAAAGAGGAGGTGATGAAACTAGTGAGCTTTTATGGGTAATGCCCGATGAAGGTATGGGTGATATGGTAGAACAGTATATCAAAGATTGTGCGGGGGTTGCTACTAGACTTAAGCTAACAAGTACGACAACCCCAAATTTTATTGATGCGATtctattgattttgatgagaCATGACTACAAGCCTGAGGAATCTATGGAAGATGTTTCCAAGTTAACGCGAGAATCACTCAAGGAACCCACATTCAGTGACGAAGAAATTAAGAGGTTTGAGGATTCTGTTCGTATTCATGGTAGTGAACTTTATCCTGTTTTCAAGGATGTTAAAACACAACCTTCATCAATGGTAGTGAGATTCTACtatctttggaaaaaaaccaaaagtGGCCATGAAATCTGGGACAACTACCCAGGCAGAGCCAAAAATAGATTTAAAACTACAAAGAAAACCGGTTTTGATCTAGAGAATCcggatgatgatggtaCCTACTTGAACTCCAAAATTAACAAAACACACGTTAAAATGAAGTGTATGTTTTGTGAGGCTTACCATAGTTCACAATGGTTCAGGGCCCCTGGTGCTGTGTTAGACGAACAAAATAAGTTATGCGAAGCATTCTGTTATAGATGTGCCAAGCTGTGGCGAAAGTACGCAGCAAAATGGGAGAATCCAATTGAGTTGATCAAGaaccaagaaaagaagagtGGTTACGccaacaaaaaaaggatTGAGTCTGCATTGATAGAAGAGGCTAATCTTGTTGTGAAGGCCCGAGAAAACTACAAAATGTCTCCTATCAAGATAACtcaaaaactgaaaaagttaaaaacTACAGATCCCGATCTTGATTACAATTATTTGGGATCGGAGTCTGCAAAAAAAGGTAGAAAAGTTAGGTCTAAAAATATGTCTAATAAAGCCAGCAAAATGACTAACCGAAATTCTGACACgaagaatcaaaataagaaagaaaaaagcaCAAAGGTTAGCTCCTTAACtgggaaaaagaaaagagcAGCAGAGGATGATGATCTATCCAATGTTGATGTGAAATCAGAGGGTGtagacaaaatcaaaaaaaggaaatacACAAGAAGAAAGCCAAAAGAGAAAGGGTTAAAATTTGTCTACAATTCTGGCGACGAATCCTTGTCTGACAAAAGGAAAGCTAAACGTGTTTACGAGGAATTGGatttatttccaaaaatttcagattTAAAGAAAGAGTTGGAAGTTGCAGAGAATCAACTTgaggaaaacaacaacGGTGGATTATTCAATGCATTTTTAGATATGAAACTAAGGGAAAGAATTGAATCGTTGAGAAAAGAGTTAGACGAACTTGTTCCTAGAAGCTACGAAAATATACCTGTTGAAGTAAAGACTACAAGTAATAGCAAGAAAACAACTAAAGATACAGACCTCAGTAAGAAATATGTTCGCAGAAGAGTTTACCTCTCAAAGACCGCTGTACCAGGTAGCGGTGTTTTTGAAACACCACCAATTCAAttagttgaaaatatagaaCCGCCTAAAGGAAAGTTCTCGTTTCAAAATGAGGACCTACCCAAAGCTTTAGAGCAAAAAGTGTCACTATTGCCTCCTAAGGTGGAAGATTATGGAGCGAGCTTTCAAAGCCAGCCAATGTTGCCTCCAGACACATTAGTGAAAGCCCAAGAAGCACCAGAATCAAACTCTTCTAATGGTACCACAGATGAGAATGTGTCTTTGGGATCACCCCACCCTTTAGTTATTAAGGAAGTGGACAGTAATGGCCGCACTATGAAACCAGTGAAATCAGTAAGTAATGAAACCAGCATTTCTCCAGCCAAAACGAAAGAGCCAATATCTGCAATCTCTTCACTTGTGTCCAAACTAGTATTTCCgtttattgaaaataaagacacAGTAAGCAAAAATATGATTAAAAGGTATCTTTCTaaatttgacattttcaatcCCTTGTTGGCATCTGAAACTTACGTTTCTCCTATTTACCAAATGAGGTCTTCGAGTAGAGAACTACACTCAATGTGGAAGACATATCAAAGTAGTAGGAAATCTCGAGGAAGGGCCAATAAACAGTTTATTCCACTTTTTGACTATGATAAGAGACCGTGTTGTGTGTGCAGAGAAATGGCTGATATTTCTACAATGCTAATATGCTCTAACTGTGGTTTAAATGTTCATGCGACTTGTTACGGTATTAGTTTACCAGACGATATTGCCAAGAAAGCCGGCGAATATAATTGGCATTGTGATCCATGCTCTAATGACTTACACCCACTAGCATCAACCCAGTATCTATGCCTATTATGTAATTCACGTGAATCAAATATGGATCAGGCAATAAAAGGTGATCCAATCTCAATTCCCGATGCATTGAAACGAACTGTTGAAGGCAGATGGTGTCATGTGACCTGTTCTTTGTTAAGTGACAAAATTAAGTATGGATCAAAATCACTACAGCCAGTTTATGGCACACCAGCTTCAGGTGTCCAAAATATCTTTCAGACATGTGAAGTTTGTATGTGCAATGGAGGTGTAATTGCTACATGCGAGGTATGTTCTAAGAAAACACATGTCACATGTGCATTAGATTATGGCTGGAAACTGGGCTTTAAGATAGCCAGATgcattgatattgatggtGGTAACATAATAGAGCTGAAAGACAAAAAGATTATTGGTAAGCTAGTTCCTTCATTTTATTGTGATGATCATATCAGACTATCAGAGTCATCAGAGTTCCCAACCCTGTACTCATTGAATGATCTTGGAAGGGACATTGCTAAAGAATCTGTCGAATTCAAAACGTTGATTGAGTTGTATGCCACAGATGAAAGGAAACAGgttgattttatttgtaATGGAAAGTTACGTAGGCACGCCTTTGATGATATGGCTGCTGCGTTTGACGAATTAGCAAAGAGGACAACTGCCGATAATACTGATACAGAGTCTAAACAATGTAGCAGATGCTCAAGGACCTCTAGTTTAGCGTGGTATCCCAATTCTGACCATAACAATACTACTCCGATAGTTTGTCATAGCTgtcatttttcttcagattcTGACGAAACAAGATCAGGCGTTCCCGACTTGAGTAATGTCAATACTAAGAAATTCGATTATTCCGTCTATGGTTGTTAA
- a CDS encoding uncharacterized protein (PKUD0C01970; similar to Saccharomyces cerevisiae YPL215W (CBP3); ancestral locus Anc_6.232), which translates to MHCGKLKSSKLFLFSTVDFHHNFLVTNKGKMLTSTARNSAYVSRSVRARYGLAALRHYAEMVNKTPSPEDLAKESQLPKIENPELPNRDIKAKNKLEKPAYEKEGFKVPQWKKAFGETFVSLFHIDMDNVRAGTIGGSKYYYMCKDQGLQFADEPLSESAKFWYETLGLPRTFAMWFQITNLHVWLLYVRMRAMPFKVGKNYQQKLVDKLFKDIELRLSEEMNVLSGQIRDTYMKDFHSQMLGMIFSLDEALAQKSDDVLAAAVWRNIFNGDKNIDIVKLEAVVRYIRMQLYVLDNISDRAFGFGDFEFVGPNETVDLLTPEDKEQLYKMTKMKYEPGNGKILPSQKSKLSLEE; encoded by the coding sequence ATGCATTGTGGAAAACTGAAAAGCTCAAAgctttttctcttttcaactGTTGACTTTCACCATAACTTTCTCGTAACAAACAAGGGAAAGATGTTAACCAGTACAGCAAGGAATTCGGCTTATGTTAGTAGAAGTGTGCGTGCAAGGTACGGCCTTGCTGCTTTAAGACACTATGCTGAAATGGTCAACAAAACACCATCCCCTGAAGACCTTGCAAAGGAATCGCAATTACCAAAAATCGAGAACCCAGAGCTTCCAAATAGGGATATTAAGGCTAAGAACAAACTTGAGAAGCCAGCATACGAGAAGGAAGGATTTAAGGTCCCCCAGTGGAAAAAGGCATTTGGTGAAACATTTGTTTCACTCTTCCACATCGATATGGATAATGTTCGTGCCGGAACTATTGGAGGTTCCAAATATTACTACATGTGTAAAGATCAGGGATTGCAGTTTGCAGATGAGCCTTTGAGTGAGAGTGCCAAGTTCTGGTACGAAACGTTGGGATTACCAAGAACATTTGCAATGTGGTTTCAAATCACCAACTTGCATGTCTGGTTACTCTATGTACGGATGCGTGCCATGCCATTCAAAGTGGGAAAAAACTACCAACAGAAACTGGTTGATAAGCTGTTCAAAGATATCGAGTTACGTCTaagtgaagaaatgaaCGTTTTGAGTGGTCAAATTAGAGACACTTATATGAAAGATTTCCACTCTCAGATGCTTGGTATGATTTTCTCCTTGGATGAAGCGCTAGCCCAAAAAAGTGATGACGTATTGGCAGCAGCTGTCTGGAGAAACATTTTTAATGGTGACAAGAACATCGATATTGTCAAATTGGAGGCTGTAGTAAGATACATTAGAATGCAACTTTATGTTCTTGATAATATATCTGACCGTGcatttggttttggtgattttgagtttgttgGACCTAATGAAACTGTCGATTTGTTAACACCGGAAGATAAAGAACAACTATATAAAATGACCAAAATGAAGTACGAGCCTGGAAACGGCAAAATTTTACCTTCTCAAAAATCGAAGTTATCTTTGGAAGAATAA
- a CDS encoding uncharacterized protein (PKUD0C01960; similar to Saccharomyces cerevisiae YPL213W (LEA1); ancestral locus Anc_6.230), whose product MRLTQTILIEADSFISPLKKRTLSLRNLELTSLDAIGILESSDINSVIDISQNHLSNIPAFPRLLRLDTLILSGNHIRTISGLTTLVNLEVLSVTFNEILYLSDLEELTEIKNLRALYLTGNPVTKNKHYRSWCIWRFPTLQVLDFERVKESERSHAKSTYDENSDLVNSVLSVRSHGKVTPKQESAEVAGLTEDDRKKLENDLEAADSLEEIQRIEEILLRGHF is encoded by the coding sequence ATGAGACTCACACAAACCATTTTAATTGAAGCAGACTCATTCATATCTCCCCTCAAGAAACGGACTCTTTCTCTACGAAACCTTGAATTGACGTCCTTGGATGCGATTGGTATTCTAGAATCATCGGATATCAACTCTGTTATTGATATTTCCCAAAATCACCTTTCTAATATTCCTGCTTTTCCACGCTTGCTTCGGTTGGATACACTAATCCTGAGCGGTAACCATATTCGAACAATTTCGGGTTTAACGACACTTGTAAATTTGGAGGTACTCTCAGTTACTTTCAATGAAATATTGTATCTATCAGATCTTGAAGAACTTActgaaattaaaaatcTACGTGCACTATATTTAACGGGCAATCCTGTTACCAAGAATAAGCATTACAGGAGCTGGTGTATTTGGAGGTTTCCTACATTACAAGTTCTGGACTTTGAAAGGGTGAAGGAAAGTGAAAGATCACATGCCAAAAGTACGTATGACGAAAATAGCGATTTGGTCAATTCCGTTCTTTCTGTTCGTTCACATGGTAAGGTGACGCCAAAACAAGAGAGTGCTGAAGTAGCAGGGTTAACAGAGGATGATCGTaagaaacttgaaaacGATTTGGAGGCTGCTGATTCGTTGGaagaaatccaaagaatAGAGGAGATACTTCTTCGTGGGCATTTTTAG
- a CDS encoding uncharacterized protein (PKUD0C01940; similar to Saccharomyces cerevisiae YGL130W (CEG1); ancestral locus Anc_6.228), which yields MPDRSVPDIPGTRCLPDVEAYLKQQVAMILRTRPNHFPGSQPVSFVREHLTNNLLNKDYLVCEKSDGLRCLLFVLVNPETNEEGTFLISRENEFYHIPDFHFPRSKKDFQSSHNGTIVDGELVYSTNPITKVKEIRYLIFDCLSMDMTSVMHKNLWKRLYHAQHEFHAPYLELRRKFPDACANWVFKLDFKNMTQPFKIHKIFSEMKNLTYVSDGLILTCCDTPYISGTDPTLLKWKPAEENTIDFKIGLEFPTFIDEDLPKHDPNREYTNYDVKPKFKLYVWKGGDDPFKNETVEENIKRNGGEYRNTFYNYEAWNDLEVSDEQWERMKNSGESFNGRIGECRQTANGKWELLRFRDDKSNGNHINVVLKILKSIEDSVTKEEIVEMEPQIKARWEERDAMKRKAQQQQQHFVQKAGHSNQPHAQPQHHHQQHQPHKQQPPAHLVPEKRRAEEDHLNNAPYKKADSKPDVQKDVNTRSNDDNDDDEDEFYQSDGFET from the coding sequence ATGCCAGATAGGTCTGTTCCCGATATCCCTGGTACCAGGTGTCTTCCAGATGTGGAAGCATACCTCAAGCAACAAGTTGCAATGATTTTGCGTACTAGGCCTAATCACTTTCCTGGATCGCAACCTGTTTCCTTTGTAAGGGAGCACTTGACTAACAATTTACTAAATAAAGACTACTTGGTTTGTGAGAAAAGCGATGGTCTACGTTGTTTGctatttgttcttgttAATCCTGAGACCAACGAGGAAGGTACATTCTTAATTAGTCGGGAGAATGAGTTCTATCATATACCAGACTTCCACTTTCCAAGAtcaaaaaaagattttcaatCGAGCCACAATGGTACAATTGTTGACGGGGAGCTAGTTTATTCAACTAACCCAATCACGAAGGTTAAGGAGATAAGATATCTGATATTTGATTGCTTATCTATGGATATGACGAGTGTGATGCATAAAAATCTCTGGAAAAGACTATATCATGCCCAGCATGAATTTCATGCACCGTATTTAGAGTTACGTCGGAAATTCCCCGATGCTTGTGCAAATTGGGTATTCAAATTGGACTTTAAAAATATGACACAACCATTTAAAATTCACAAGATTTTCAgtgaaatgaaaaatttaacTTATGTGTCAGATGGATTGATCTTAACTTGCTGTGATACACCATATATTTCAGGAACAGATCCTACACTACTTAAATGGAAACCAGCAGAGGAAAATacaattgatttcaaaataggCTTAGAGTTCCCGACTTTTATTGATGAGGATTTACCGAAGCATGACCCGAATAGAGAATACACGAATTATGACGTGAAACCCAAATTTAAACTTTATGTTTGGAAAGGTGGTGATGATCCATTTAAAAATGAAACGGTTgaggaaaatatcaaaagaaatggtGGTGAGTATAGAAACACCTTTTACAATTATGAAGCATGGAATGATTTAGAGGTCTCTGATGAACAGTGGGAAAGGATGAAGAACTCTGGCGAGTCATTCAATGGTCGAATTGGGGAATGTAGGCAAACAGCTAATGGTAAATGGGAGTTATTAAGATTCAGAGATGATAAATCCAATGGTAATCACATAAATGTCGTCTTGAAGATTCTCAAATCTATTGAAGACTCTGTCACAAAGGAAGAGATTGTAGAAATGGAACCTCAAATCAAGGCTAGATGGGAAGAGCGAGATGCAATGAAGAGAAAAGcacagcaacagcaacaacattTTGTCCAAAAAGCAGGTCACAGTAACCAACCACACGCACAACCgcaacatcatcatcagcaGCACCAACCACACAAGCAACAACCACCAGCTCACCTAGTACCCGAGAAGAGAAGGGCGGAAGAGGATCATCTGAATAACGCTCCATACAAGAAGGCTGATAGCAAGCCGGATGTGCAAAAAGATGTGAACACTCGAAGcaatgatgataatgatgatgacgaagatgaaTTTTACCAATCTGATGGATTTGAGACTTGA